One Aquarana catesbeiana isolate 2022-GZ linkage group LG06, ASM4218655v1, whole genome shotgun sequence genomic region harbors:
- the SLC23A3 gene encoding solute carrier family 23 member 3 yields MLIPAVILSRHSTANRTNIGVDSRGQENCTGSECGQLQSDIQPIREVSGALLVSGVLQVLTGIFGLWGWILQFCGPMVIAPALSIIGLSFYKPAAQLCSFSWSISLSLIAAITILSQALRSLHFPVYIWNKKGGEEGKKFAPVFRMLSMFLCISCIWMVCTFWVPHEQIEFPSNFRLEQNTSGSSTIRTRMFTANRGGNTTELAPWFQFPSLGAWGWPRLSLETLGMGIAMTLISCLSSLGCYILCARMLCCPPLPFHSCNRGICMEGVGNILSGMLGGMSGAGSNIPSAGVTGITQVGSRHSSQLSAILFLLLGCSPRLSQVLMTIPFAVHGGTLCLTFSMAVGGGVSFFQYANIDSGRNIFIVGFTMFMALLVPRWLEAMPTKLNTGWPAVDMLLLSLLTTPIFLGGLLSFILDNTVEGSLEERGLHKSISLWLSTSDDNTRRGQEEQLAHTYGLPPVVARFFPTVYPFTQLCPPPSETVVITEGEDHKLLPVGAPVTDGEQGLLPRTENCGSGAGGSV; encoded by the exons ATTCCCGGGGTCAAGAAAACTGTACAGGGAGTGAATGTGGACAGCTGCAGAGTGACATCCAGCCAATAAGAGAG gtttcagGGGCACTACTAGTTTCAGGAGTTCTCCAGGTTCTTACAGGAATCTTCGGGCTGTGGGGATGGATTCTGCAGTTTTGTGGCCCAATGGTCATTGCCCCGGCGCTGTCCATCATTGGCCTCTCCTTCTACAAGCCAGCAGCCCAGCTCTGTTCTTTCAGCTGGAGTATCTCCTTGAG CCTCATCGCAGCGATCACAATTTTGTCACAAGCCCTGCGGTCTCTTCACTTCCCCGTGTACATCTGGAATaagaaaggaggagaagaagggaagaagtttGCGCCGGTCTTTCGCATGTTGTCG ATGTTCCTCTGCATCTCTTGTATCTGGATGGTGTGCACGTTCTGGGTTCCACATGAACAGATCGAGTTTCCAAGTAATTTCCGCCTGGAGCAGAACACATCTGGATCCTCCACCATCAGAACACGTATGTTTACAGCTAATCGTGGAGGAAACACCACGGAACTGGCCCCATGGTTTCAGTTTCCGTCTCTAG GGGCCTGGGGATGGCCACGGCTCAGTCTGGAGACTCTCGGTATGGGCATTGCCATGACCCTGATCTCCTGCCTGTCTTCCCTTGGGTGTTATATCTTATGTGCCCGGATGCTGTGTTGCCCCCCTCTACCGTTTCACTCCTGTAACCGTGGCATATGCATGGAAGGGGTTGGAAATATCCTCTCCGGAATGTTGGGTGGAATGAGCGGCGCTGGATCCAACATCCCCAGTGCTGGCGTTACCGGAATCACCCAG gtgggTTCCCGTCACTCCAGCCAGTTGAGTGCAATACTCTTCCTTCTCTTGGGGTGCTCTCCCCGGCTGTCCCAGGTGCTGATGACAATCCCTTTTGCTGTCCATG GCGGCACGTTGTGTCTGACATTCTCCATGGCGGTGGGCGGAGGGGTCTCCTTCTTTCAGTATGCAAATATTGACTCAGGAAGGAACATCTTCATTGTTGGCTTTACAATGTTCATGGCTCTGCTGGTGCCTCGCTGGCTGGAAGCAATGCCAACCAAACTGAACACAG GCTGGCCTGCAGTGGATATGCTCCTGCTCTCTCTTCTCACCACCCCCATTTTTCTAGGAGGATTATTGTCATTTATTCTAGATAATACAGTGGAAG GATCTTTGGAGGAACGGGGTCTACATAAAAGCATTTCCCTCTGGCTATCTACCTCCGATGACAATACACGCAGGGGTCAGGAAGAGCAGCTGGCACACACTTACGGGCTTCCTCCAGTTGTGGCTCGCTTCTTTCCCACTGTGTACCCTTTTACCCAACTGTGCCCCCCTCCATCTGAGACGGTGGTGATAACAGAGGGGGAGGATCACAAACTGTTACCAGTAGGAGCACCAGTGACTGATGGTGAGCAGGGATTGCTACCAAGGACAGAAAACTGTGGTTCTGGAGCTGGAGGATCTGTATAA